Proteins found in one Emys orbicularis isolate rEmyOrb1 chromosome 23, rEmyOrb1.hap1, whole genome shotgun sequence genomic segment:
- the LOC135893878 gene encoding digestive cysteine proteinase 2-like — MAIFRWMLILLLWSCCPGAEGNLQPVPKFGDVYHVTGVISLPYAEIKEPFEAWYNLTGGQSRIQYYHGQVITYQLGSLEPFGASFKVTPETTETEANVRKCFRVNGTAGDLISPQSVFPRLDGFKPVREESYKGQLCTVLQNVSYWGRKKNVYTLWVASSADGPVPVHYEMRGFNSLLGSHYDKYEIDYSGFARSYPAEVFSLPHGLKCEHWPGAGPEHQILANPMQEFVGRIRETDRVHHRLFHHYKEKFRKTYSTKKEMEHRKRTFIHNMRYIHSKNRANLPYKLVLNHLADRTPEEMAVLRGRLKSGAPNKGQPFPSEGYKSLVLPESLDWRLYGAVTPVKDQAVCGSCWSFATTGAMEGALFLKTGVLTPLSQQVLIDCSWGFGNHACDGGEEWQAYEWIKKHGGIASTESYGPYMGQNGYCHYNQTDLIAKVAGYINVDPGNVTALKAALYKHGPVAVNIDASPKTFAFYANGVYYEPACGNKSTELDHAVLAVGYGVLQGESYWLIKNSWSTYWGNDGYILMSMRDNNCGVTTAATYPVLA; from the exons ATGGCGATCTTCAGATGGATGCTGATTCTTCTGTTGTGGAGCTGTTGCCCAG GAGCCGAGGGCAACCTGCAGCCAGTCCCCAAGTTCGGAGATGTCTATCACGTTACAG GGGTTATCAGCCTGCCCTATGCTGAAATCAAGGAGCCCTTCGAAGCCTGGTACAACCTGACCGGAGGCCAGAGCCGTATCCAGTACTACCACG GCCAAGTGATCACGTACCAGCTTGGCTCTCTGGAGCCATTCGGCGCCAGTTTCAAGGTGACCCCAGAAACCACAGAAACCGAGGCGAACGTTCGGAAGTGCTTCCGGGTCAATGGCACGGCCGGGGATCTCATCAGCCCGCAGAGCGTCTTCCCCCGCCTGGACGGCTTCAAG cccGTGCGGGAGGAGTCCTACAAAGGGCAGCTCTGCACCGTGCTGCAGAACGTGTCCTACTGGGGCCGGAAGAAGAACGTCTACACCCTGTGGGTGGCCAGCTCCGCCGACGGCCCCGTGCCCGTCCACTACGAGATGCGGGGCTTCAACAGCCTGCTGGGCTCCCACTACGACAAGTACGAGATCGACTACAGCGGCTTCGCCCGCAGCTACCCAGCCGAGGTCTTCAGCCTCCCACACG GTCTAAAATGCGAGCACTGGCCTGGCGCAGGGCCGGAGCACCAGATCCTGGCCAATCCAATGCAGGAATTTGTCGGGAGAATTAGAGAAACAGACCGAGTCCATCACCGGCTGTTCCACCACTACAAGGAGAAGTTCAGGAAGACATACAGCACCAAGAAGGAGATGGAACACAGGAAACGCACCTTCATCCACAACATGAG GTACATCCACTCCAAGAATCGGGCCAACCTGCCCTACAAGCTGGTGCTGAACCACCTGGCCGACCGCACCCCAGAGGAGATGGCCGTGCTGCGGGGACGGCTAAAGAGCGGGGCCCCCAACAAGGGGCAGCCGTTCCCGTCCGAGGGGTACAAGAGCCTCGTCCTACCAGAGAGCCTGGACTGGAGGCTGTACG gcgcCGTGACCCCAGTGAAGGACCAGGCCGTGTGCGGCTCCTGCTGGAGCTTTGCTACCACCGGGGCGATGGAGGGCGCCCTGTTCCTCAAG ACCGGAGTGCTGACCCCGCTGTCCCAGCAAGTCCTGATCGACTGCTCCTGGGGCTTCGGGAACCACGCCTGCGACGGCGGCGAGGAGTGGCAGGCGTACGAGTGGATCAAGAAGCACGGCGGCATCGCCAGCACCGAGTCCTATGGGCCGTACATGGGCCAG AACGGGTACTGCCACTACAATCAGACTGACCTCATAGCCAAGGTCGCTGGCTACATCAACGTAGACCCCGGGAACGTCACCGCCCTGAAAGCGGCGCTCTACAAGCACGGCCCGGTGGCTGTGAACATTGACGCCTCCCCCAAGACCTTTGCCTTCTATGCCAACGGTGTCTACTACGAACCTGCCTGCG GAAACAAGAGCACAGAGCTGGACCATGCGGTGCTGGCCGTGGGCTACGGGGTCCTGCAAGGGGAGAGCTATTGGCTCATCAAAAACTCCTGGTCCACCTACTGGGGTAACGACGGCTACATCCTCATGTCCATGCGGGACAACAACTGCGGGGTGACAACGGCGGCAACGTACCCCGTCCTGGCCTGA